Proteins encoded by one window of Rutidosis leptorrhynchoides isolate AG116_Rl617_1_P2 chromosome 7, CSIRO_AGI_Rlap_v1, whole genome shotgun sequence:
- the LOC139859043 gene encoding uncharacterized protein yields the protein MSRTLFNIFKVLVTNPLKGFKTETNTLWVTVIRSIYGSNGGLVLGNRLVRKPNASLWNSICVAGKNVDGLGISFSKSFIRLIGDGNNTSFWNDIWVGNASFKDRFKRLYRLEIDKDINISNKIEEFKGDRLGNWAYPPMGRTDSELIELRDTVQNLQLIEDKKDCWNWNLNSKGTYTVKDCSVLVDKVILPRAVNSIESLRNGLVPKKVEVFIWRARLGRLPVRFELDKRGIDLNSVRCPICDGDIETV from the exons ATGTCACGCACATTGTTTAATATTTTCAAAGTCTTGGTTACCAACCCT TTGAAGGGATTTAAAACCGAAACTAACACTTTATGGGTCACCGTAATTCGTAGCATTTATGGTTCTAATGGTGGTCTTGTGCTTGGAAACAGGCTTGTCCGGAAACCAAACGCTAGCCTTTGGAATTCTATTTGTGTTGCAGGAAAAAATGTGGACGGGTTAGGGATTTCTTTCTCTAAGTCGTTCATACGCTTGATCGGGGACGGGAACAACACCTCTTTTTGGAATGACATTTGGGTGGGGAACGCAAGCTTCAAAGACAGATTCAAAAGATTATACAGGCTCGAGATTGACAAAGATATCAACATCAGTAACAAAATCGAAGAATTTAAGGGAGATAGGCTCGGCAATTGGGCCTATCCACCTATGGGCCGAACGGATAGTGAACTAATTGAGTTGAGAGATACTGTTCAGAACTTGCAGCTGATCGAAGATAAAAAAGACTGTTGGAACTGGAATCTCAATTCGAAGGGTACATATACGGTCAAGGACTGTTCGGTTCTAGTGGATAAAGTCATCCTACCACGTGCGGTTAATTCAATTGAGTCGTTGCGAAATGGTTTGGTTCCAAAAAAAGTAGAGGTGTTTATTTGGCGGGCGAGATTAGGTCGTCTACCGGTAAGGTTCGAGTTAGATAAACGGGGCATCGATTTGAACAGCGTGAGATGTCCGATTTGTGATGGTGACATTGAGACGGTGTAG
- the LOC139859044 gene encoding polygalacturonase 1 beta-like protein 1: protein MHRQIKMDKIVKLNICFFLFLLLSSLTASRRIPIPPRGSSKHDLLVPKSNPFSPKSSLIRYWNNQITNKLPIPSFLISKASPLQPIEFSLFTKLASNHTLSSHLSSFCSSANLFCFTESKSTSSTHLNDSNFAVYDAKRFSNYGASRVGGFDTFKNYSENTNFASTGFSKYSGASTGHNEGFSAYATDGNVANSNFTSYATDATGGTGEFNSYMPRVNVPDLQFASYSANGNNHPMSFNSYVDDTNSGNQQFSNYAKNGNGVPVGFTSYGDTSNVIGSSFSHYGELANGANDTFKAYTSNANNPRNDFKAYGGSGGNAGSDTFTGYRDGANSGTDTFTSYGRKSNSGKTNFVNYGKSFNPGSDSFREYGKGSTGQSTSFSIYALNATFKEYTKTGVKFGEYTKPGIKDGSKKVSGSLVNKWTGPAKFFREKMLKKGTVMVMPDIVDKMPKRSFLPRSITSRLPFASNKLSDIKDVFQARDNSTLEHVLTNTLSECERAPSPGETKQCVGSIEDMIDFAASVLGHDLIARTTENVEGSKKEVMIGEVKRVNGGKLTKSVSCHQSLYPYLVYYCHSVPKVRVYVADILDVDSKAKINTGVAICHIDTSAWSPGHGAFVALGPGPGLIEVCHWIFENDMTWTTAD from the exons ATGCATAGACAAATCAAGATGGACAAAATAGTCAAACTCAACATTTGCTTCTTCTTGTTCTTATTACTATCTTCCTTAACT GCTTCCAGACGTATCCCTATTCCTCCTCGTGGATCAAGTAAACATGATTTATTAGTACCTAAATCAAACCCATTTTCACCTAAATCTTCATTAATCCGTTATTGGAACAACCAAATCACAAACAAACTTCCTATTCCTTCATTTCTTATTTCAAAAGCATCTCCACTTCAACCCATTGAATTTTCTTTATTTACCAAATTAGCCTCCAACCATACACTTTCATCACATCTTTCGTCCTTTTGTTCTTCAGCTAATTTGTTTTGCTTCACTGAATCCAAATCTACAAGCTCTACTCATCTTAATGACTCGAACTTCGCCGTTTACGACGCTAAACGTTTCTCGAACTACGGCGCGAGCCGCGTTGGCGGTTTCGACACGTTCAAAAACTACTCAGAAAACACAAATTTTGCATCTACTGGTTTCTCTAAATACAGTGGTGCATCAACTGGCCATAATGAAGGGTTCAGTGCTTATGCAACTGATGGCAATGTGGCTAACTCTAACTTCACCAGTTATGCAACTGATGCAACTGGTGGGACCGGTGAGTTCAATTCCTACATGCCACGTGTCAATGTTCCAGATCTTCAGTTTGCGTCGTACTCTGCGAATGGGAACAACCACCCAATGTCGTTTAATAGCTATGTCGATGATACGAATTCAGGTAACCAACAGTTTTCGAACTATGCTAAGAATGGGAATGGTGTTCCTGTTGGGTTCACGAGTTATGGTGACACGTCGAATGTGATCGGGTCGAGTTTTTCGCACTATGGTGAGTTGGCAAACGGTGCGAATGATACTTTTAAGGCGTATACATCCAATGCTAATAACCCGAGAAATGATTTTAAGGCTTATGGTGGTAGTGGTGGAAATGCCGGGTCGGATACTTTTACGGGTTATCGTGACGGGGCGAACTCGGGTACCGACACATTCACGTCGTATGGTAGGAAATCGAATTCGGGCAAGACAAACTTTGTCAACTATGGAAAGTCTTTTAACCCGGGATCCGATTCGTTTAGAGAATACGGTAAAGGATCCACGGGTCAAAGCACCAGTTTCAGTATCTACGCTTTGAATGCCACGTTCAAAGAGTATACTAAAACCGGTGTCAAGTTTGGTGAATATACAAAACCCGGTATCAAAGACGGGTCGAAGAAGGTCAGTGGCAGTTTGGTAAATAAATGGACCGGACCGGCCAAATTCTTTAGGGAGAAAATGCTAAAGAAAGGGACCGTTATGGTGATGCCCGACATCGTGGATAAGATGCCTAAACGTTCGTTTTTGCCCCGATCCATTACTTCAAGATTACCGTTTGCAAGTAACAAACTATCCGACATTAAGGATGTCTTTCAGGCTCGGGACAACTCTACTTTGGAGCATGTGTTAACTAACACGCTCTCAGAGTGTGAGCGGGCCCCGAGTCCGGGTGAGACCAAACAATGTGTGGGCTCAATCGAGGATATGATCGACTTTGCGGCTTCTGTTTTGGGTCATGATTTGATAGCTCGGACCACGGAGAATGTGGAAGGGTCAAAGAAGGAGGTGATGATTGGAGAAGTCAAACGGGTCAACGGTGGGAAACTTACGAAGTCGGTGTCGTGTCATCAAAGCTTGTACCCATACCTAGTGTATTACTGCCACTCTGTCCCGAAAGTGAGAGTCTACGTGGCGGATATACTTGACGTGGATAGTAAGGCAAAGATAAACACTGGTGTTGCTATATGTCATATTGACACGTCAGCGTGGAGCCCGGGTCATGGAGCATTTGTTGCACTTGGACCGGGTCCAGGTCTCATTGAAGTTTGTCATTGGATATTTGAGAATGATATGACCTGGACCACTGCGGATTGA